GTACGGTGCGGGCCTCGGCCGGGGTCTCGGTGTCGGGGCGCTTGTAGCGGTTGAGCAGGGCGATGTACTCCTCGAAGAACTCGCGGAGTTCGCGAAGCGTCAGCCGGATGGTGCCGCGCGAGTACGGAAACGCGTCGGCCCACTCCCCGAGTTCGGCGCCCGCGTTACCCGCTTCTCGCTGCAGCTGCTCGAAGAGCTCCAGGTCGGCGGCGTACGAGAGGCGGTTCACCTCGTCCATCACGAGCCGCGTCTCGGCGTTCTGCTTGCTGCGTGGCGGGAAGCGCCGGTCGCCGGGGATCGCGCGCCACCAGCGTTCGCGGCCGTGGCCGGTGCCCGCGGTCTCCTCGACGAAGCCGTAGCGGGCGAGCTCGCGCAGGTGGTAGCTGGTCGCGCCGGTGTTGAGGCCGAGCGCCCTGGCGAGCGTCGCTGAGGTGGCCGGGCCGTGCACGGTGAGGCGCTGCAGCATCTGCTGACG
This Streptomyces sp. NBC_01283 DNA region includes the following protein-coding sequences:
- a CDS encoding ArsR/SmtB family transcription factor, with the protein product MAKEPGTTSGAPEELSDLRVLKALAQPRRQQMLQRLTVHGPATSATLARALGLNTGATSYHLRELARYGFVEETAGTGHGRERWWRAIPGDRRFPPRSKQNAETRLVMDEVNRLSYAADLELFEQLQREAGNAGAELGEWADAFPYSRGTIRLTLRELREFFEEYIALLNRYKRPDTETPAEARTVLTRLLAFPAADTPAPMPAPHPAPLPSHSSEPEATS